From one Gemmatimonadota bacterium genomic stretch:
- a CDS encoding alpha-amylase/4-alpha-glucanotransferase domain-containing protein gives MSTPDFVFVLHLHQPVGNFDHVIAEHATEVYIPLLDALADGGVLPLGIHVSGPLLDWLAAHQPRFLDRLGRLVADGRVELLAAGFYEPVLAALDRTERAEQVRWMRDALRTRFGAEATGLWLTERVWESGMIPELAQSGIEYVLVDDWHFRVSGVEPERVQGPYHLEGDGHRLRVLPIHETLRYLIPFRPAHEIVEHFRLLGQAEQPGLAVFGDDGEKFGGWPGTRAWVWESGWIDAFVRGLAEAQQRGLVRLCTPSEALQRHAGQGLAYLASSSYREMEEWALPVGPARAFRALLDRTHEHDNPRLRGSHWRNFLVRYSEANRLHKKTRALSALCRARHDPPAVRHAIGRAQGNDPYWHGLFGGVYMKHLRDAAWRSLAEAEGTLRAGQPLQTEVRDVDGDGEPELWIHSARFSALLSPARGGRIEEWTVFETGINFADVLTRREEAYHAYALQRGRERGGRPEGSDPHSTEGTASIHDLEHGFVLYDAPAVDEEDRSLLVPRVLPSELDAAAYASGRYDAVWAWPRRPVRWSLERARGAALVTLEAGDPHDVRAILHFGPDGSLAAEYAWAPDAFPANAWFAVEVSHSADLDIDDEDARSTWCHPIVTVPRSEQGFEWITQGTSSTLRWPTERGRARLTLRPRRGNAQGI, from the coding sequence ATGAGCACCCCCGACTTCGTCTTCGTCCTGCACCTGCACCAGCCGGTCGGGAACTTCGATCACGTGATCGCGGAGCACGCCACCGAGGTCTACATCCCGTTGCTGGATGCGCTCGCCGACGGCGGCGTGCTGCCGCTGGGCATCCACGTATCGGGGCCGCTGCTCGACTGGCTGGCCGCGCACCAACCCCGCTTCCTCGACCGCCTGGGTCGTCTGGTGGCGGACGGTCGGGTGGAGCTGCTGGCGGCCGGGTTCTACGAGCCCGTCCTCGCCGCGCTCGACCGGACCGAGCGGGCCGAGCAGGTGCGCTGGATGCGCGACGCGCTCCGGACGCGCTTCGGTGCCGAGGCCACGGGTCTCTGGCTCACCGAGCGCGTGTGGGAGTCGGGCATGATCCCGGAGCTGGCACAGAGCGGCATCGAGTACGTGCTGGTCGACGACTGGCATTTCCGCGTGAGCGGCGTCGAGCCCGAGCGCGTGCAGGGGCCCTACCATCTGGAGGGCGACGGCCACCGCCTGCGCGTCCTGCCGATCCACGAGACGTTGCGGTACCTCATCCCCTTCCGTCCCGCGCACGAGATCGTGGAGCACTTCCGCCTGCTCGGCCAGGCGGAGCAGCCCGGTCTGGCGGTCTTCGGGGACGACGGCGAGAAGTTCGGCGGCTGGCCCGGCACGCGTGCCTGGGTCTGGGAGAGCGGATGGATCGACGCCTTCGTGCGCGGCCTGGCCGAGGCGCAGCAGCGGGGCCTGGTGCGGCTGTGCACTCCATCCGAGGCGCTCCAGCGGCACGCCGGACAAGGGCTGGCCTACCTTGCGTCGTCGTCCTATCGGGAGATGGAGGAGTGGGCCCTCCCGGTCGGGCCGGCCCGGGCGTTCCGCGCGCTGCTCGATCGCACGCACGAGCACGACAATCCTCGACTGCGGGGCTCGCACTGGCGCAACTTCCTGGTGCGCTACTCCGAAGCGAACCGGCTGCACAAGAAGACGCGCGCCCTGAGCGCGCTCTGCCGGGCCCGCCATGATCCGCCCGCGGTGCGTCACGCCATCGGCCGCGCGCAGGGGAACGATCCGTACTGGCACGGCCTCTTCGGCGGCGTCTACATGAAGCACCTGCGCGATGCCGCGTGGCGGAGCCTGGCCGAAGCGGAAGGGACGCTCCGCGCCGGGCAGCCGCTCCAGACCGAGGTACGCGACGTCGACGGGGACGGCGAGCCGGAGCTCTGGATCCACTCCGCGCGCTTCTCCGCGCTGCTCAGCCCGGCCCGTGGGGGACGGATCGAGGAGTGGACCGTCTTCGAGACCGGGATCAACTTCGCGGACGTGCTGACACGCCGGGAGGAGGCGTATCACGCATACGCGCTGCAGCGAGGGCGCGAGCGCGGCGGACGGCCCGAGGGGTCGGATCCGCACTCGACGGAGGGCACCGCGTCCATCCATGACCTCGAGCACGGGTTCGTGCTCTACGATGCGCCGGCCGTGGACGAGGAAGATCGCTCCCTGCTCGTCCCTCGCGTGCTCCCCTCCGAGCTGGATGCGGCGGCGTATGCCTCGGGTCGCTACGACGCCGTGTGGGCGTGGCCGCGGCGACCCGTGCGGTGGTCGCTGGAGCGCGCCCGCGGCGCGGCCCTCGTGACACTCGAGGCGGGCGACCCGCACGACGTGCGGGCGATCCTGCACTTCGGACCGGACGGCAGCCTGGCCGCGGAGTATGCCTGGGCACCGGACGCGTTCCCCGCGAACGCCTGGTTCGCCGTCGAGGTCTCACACTCCGCCGACCTCGACATCGACGACGAGGACGCGCGCTCGACCTGGTGCCATCCGATCGTGACGGTTCCGCGCTCGGAGCAGGGATTCGAGTGGATCACGCAGGGCACGTCGTCCACCCTGCGCTGGCCCACCGAACGAGGCCGCGCCCGCCTGACGCTCCGGCCCCGACGCGGCAACGCGCAAGGCATCTAG
- a CDS encoding EAL domain-containing protein: MDGRFQIVGYEAFLRSHEPGIDTARPLLETARRLERSDDLLLQMWNHAPEPFGPGGLDRAWLFMNVEPAELVVFRDLARGGPLRAMADRVVVEVTERAAVLPHSGMQHAAEDLRSMGFRIAIDDFGGAWTGIATFAALQPDLVKLDGALIRGIDKSRHRRLYVRKMLEMCDELGARVVAEEVETPTEFETLRDLGCHYLQGFHVGRPEALGRPGM; encoded by the coding sequence GTGGACGGCCGCTTCCAGATCGTGGGCTACGAAGCCTTCCTGCGAAGCCACGAGCCCGGGATCGATACCGCCCGCCCCCTGCTCGAGACGGCACGGCGACTCGAGCGCTCCGACGACCTGTTGCTGCAGATGTGGAACCACGCGCCCGAGCCCTTCGGGCCCGGCGGCCTCGATCGCGCCTGGTTGTTCATGAACGTGGAGCCCGCCGAGCTGGTCGTGTTCCGTGACCTGGCCCGCGGCGGCCCTCTCCGGGCGATGGCCGATCGCGTCGTGGTGGAGGTCACCGAGCGCGCCGCCGTCCTCCCGCATTCGGGCATGCAGCACGCTGCCGAGGACCTGCGCTCCATGGGCTTCCGCATCGCGATCGACGACTTCGGAGGCGCCTGGACGGGAATCGCCACCTTCGCCGCCTTGCAGCCGGACCTGGTCAAGCTGGACGGCGCGCTGATCCGCGGGATCGACAAGAGCCGCCACCGGCGGCTGTACGTGCGCAAGATGCTCGAGATGTGTGACGAGCTCGGCGCCCGGGTCGTGGCCGAGGAGGTGGAGACACCGACCGAGTTCGAGACGCTGCGCGACCTCGGATGTCACTACCTCCAGGGCTTCCACGTGGGACGGCCCGAGGCGTTGGGGCGGCCGGGCATGTGA
- a CDS encoding YqiA/YcfP family alpha/beta fold hydrolase: MPLLRMSLFLGALLLTVAPLTAQRPTVPPSDYGRFENLGAFALDPTGTWLVASIRRVDESDELRLTRADGSGPAVVLQHGTRPLFDARGRWLAYRKGVSPDEREKAEGPIRDRLGLVDLTTGRDTVLFEVSDLTFRDDGRWLAAHAIAVADTVGADLIVLDPAGGTRTVIGNVETFAWKPEGSTLAATLRTAGGDANGVVLYDPDTGTLRTLDSHDARYRALTWHEDTGALGVLRSTTLETRAEDSHDLLVWADPAGAPRVLRGVGRAELGDTLRITDSGGIAWSDDGGTVFLGVRPWKVKAADAEAGADRGASAAPPDAEDAEREDAERDPPGDGVDSGVGQPAADSSATAADEVEEANVQVWHWDDDQILRAQEYFATRIANATLATAWHLGDDRVVVLADDLDEPVEIVEGGRWGLVPDYTPYRFERRFGDGAADWYRVDVRDGSRTRVAQGVQYGIDAGPVDGRALVYEEDRWVAIDLASLARVTLGEPGQFTRALFDYDYPGPRPPWGVAAWTEEPSRVVLYDKHDVWSADLNTGALERLTDGAARDRQYRVVRMDPDLSFSDPYVVKADAELWLSETDLRTRASGYARVRPGGTVESLVFEDARVSGLTKAEEADRYAVRKERWDDAPDVFVGDADLRPLRQVTQVNAFQDDYAWGRTELLDYTTDAGNDLQAILVYPAGFEEGKRYPLILYQYERLSDGLHRYYTPSQRNYYNYQVWSQQGYFVLMPDIVYEPGRPGPSALDAVEHALDAAVATGHVDPDRMGLIGHSWGGYQAAYLPTRTNRFAASVAGAAITNFLSFMGAVHWNGGLPETGHWETGQARMAVPYWEDLQGHLESSPAAHIQDLETPMLLMHGDADGVVDFRQGLEFYNYARRAGKNVVLLVYPGADHGLREETQQVDYHRRILQWFDHWLKGEPAADWIERGESWEARSERIGPEKRSGR; this comes from the coding sequence ATGCCGCTCCTGCGTATGTCGCTCTTCCTGGGCGCGCTGCTTCTCACCGTGGCGCCGCTGACGGCGCAGCGACCCACGGTGCCCCCTTCCGACTACGGCCGCTTCGAGAACCTGGGCGCCTTCGCGCTCGACCCCACCGGCACCTGGTTGGTGGCGTCCATCCGCCGGGTCGACGAATCGGACGAGCTGCGCCTGACGCGCGCGGACGGAAGCGGACCGGCGGTGGTGCTGCAGCACGGCACCCGCCCTCTCTTCGATGCCCGGGGACGCTGGCTCGCCTACCGGAAGGGTGTGAGCCCCGACGAGCGCGAGAAGGCGGAAGGCCCCATCCGGGACCGGCTGGGTCTGGTGGACCTGACCACCGGCAGGGACACCGTGCTCTTCGAGGTGAGCGACCTCACGTTCCGGGACGATGGCCGCTGGCTGGCCGCACACGCCATCGCCGTTGCCGACACGGTGGGTGCCGACCTGATCGTGCTGGACCCGGCCGGTGGCACGCGCACGGTCATCGGCAACGTGGAGACGTTCGCGTGGAAGCCGGAGGGCAGCACGCTCGCCGCCACGCTGCGCACAGCCGGCGGGGACGCGAACGGCGTCGTCCTCTACGATCCCGACACCGGGACGCTGAGGACGCTCGACTCGCACGATGCCCGGTACCGGGCGCTCACGTGGCACGAAGACACGGGTGCCCTCGGTGTGCTGCGCTCGACCACGCTGGAGACGCGCGCGGAGGACTCGCACGACCTCCTGGTGTGGGCCGATCCCGCGGGTGCGCCGCGGGTGCTTCGGGGCGTCGGTCGGGCGGAGCTCGGCGATACGCTGCGGATCACCGACTCGGGCGGCATCGCCTGGAGCGACGACGGGGGAACCGTCTTCCTGGGCGTGCGGCCCTGGAAGGTGAAGGCCGCGGACGCCGAGGCGGGGGCGGACAGGGGAGCGTCTGCCGCGCCACCGGACGCAGAGGACGCAGAGCGCGAGGACGCAGAGCGCGACCCGCCCGGGGACGGCGTGGATAGCGGTGTGGGGCAGCCGGCCGCCGACTCGTCGGCCACCGCCGCCGACGAGGTGGAGGAGGCCAACGTCCAGGTCTGGCACTGGGATGACGACCAGATCCTGCGGGCGCAGGAGTACTTCGCGACGCGCATCGCCAACGCCACGCTGGCCACGGCCTGGCATCTGGGTGACGACCGCGTGGTCGTGCTCGCCGATGACCTCGACGAGCCGGTTGAGATCGTCGAGGGCGGGCGCTGGGGACTGGTGCCGGACTACACCCCCTACCGCTTCGAGCGCCGCTTCGGGGACGGGGCTGCCGACTGGTACCGTGTGGACGTGCGCGACGGAAGTCGAACGCGCGTTGCGCAGGGCGTGCAGTACGGAATCGACGCCGGCCCGGTGGACGGACGCGCGCTGGTGTACGAGGAGGATCGGTGGGTGGCGATCGACCTGGCTTCACTTGCGCGGGTGACCCTCGGCGAGCCGGGACAGTTCACGCGCGCCCTCTTCGACTACGACTACCCCGGACCGCGCCCGCCCTGGGGGGTGGCCGCCTGGACGGAGGAGCCGTCCCGCGTGGTGCTCTACGACAAGCATGACGTCTGGAGCGCGGACCTGAATACGGGTGCGTTGGAGCGCCTGACCGACGGTGCCGCGCGCGATCGGCAGTACCGGGTGGTGCGGATGGACCCCGACCTGTCGTTCTCCGACCCCTACGTGGTGAAGGCCGACGCGGAGCTCTGGCTCTCCGAGACCGATCTGCGTACGCGTGCGTCCGGATATGCCCGCGTGCGCCCGGGAGGAACGGTCGAGTCGCTGGTCTTCGAGGACGCGCGCGTGAGTGGGCTGACCAAGGCCGAGGAGGCCGACCGCTACGCCGTGCGCAAGGAACGCTGGGATGATGCGCCCGACGTGTTCGTGGGAGACGCCGACCTGCGTCCGCTGCGTCAGGTCACGCAGGTCAACGCGTTCCAGGACGACTACGCCTGGGGCCGCACCGAGCTGCTGGACTACACCACGGACGCGGGGAACGACCTGCAGGCCATCCTGGTCTACCCGGCCGGCTTCGAGGAAGGGAAGCGCTACCCGCTCATCCTCTACCAGTACGAGCGTCTCTCCGACGGGCTCCACCGCTACTACACACCCAGCCAACGCAACTACTACAACTACCAGGTGTGGTCCCAGCAGGGCTACTTCGTGCTGATGCCCGACATCGTGTACGAACCCGGACGACCGGGGCCGTCTGCGCTGGATGCGGTCGAGCACGCGCTGGACGCCGCGGTGGCCACCGGACACGTGGATCCCGACCGGATGGGTCTGATCGGCCATTCATGGGGCGGGTACCAGGCGGCGTATCTGCCGACCCGCACCAACCGGTTCGCGGCGTCCGTGGCCGGCGCGGCCATCACGAACTTCCTCAGCTTCATGGGTGCCGTACACTGGAACGGCGGACTGCCCGAGACCGGTCACTGGGAGACCGGACAAGCGCGCATGGCGGTGCCGTACTGGGAGGACCTGCAGGGTCATCTGGAGAGCTCGCCGGCGGCGCACATCCAGGACCTGGAGACGCCGATGCTGCTCATGCACGGCGACGCCGACGGCGTCGTGGATTTCCGGCAGGGACTCGAGTTCTACAACTACGCCCGCCGGGCCGGGAAGAACGTGGTGCTGCTGGTGTACCCCGGCGCCGACCACGGCCTGCGGGAGGAGACGCAGCAGGTGGACTACCATCGCCGCATCCTGCAGTGGTTCGATCACTGGCTCAAGGGTGAGCCGGCGGCGGATTGGATCGAGCGGGGCGAGTCGTGGGAGGCGCGCTCGGAGCGGATCGGACCCGAGAAGCGCTCCGGGCGCTAG
- a CDS encoding epimerase: MKVLLFGATGMVGTGVLLECLDDPRVTEVVSITRRPGGRTHPKLREVIHGDFFDYGQITSDLAGAGACLFTLGVSAAGKSEAEYARLTYDLTLSAAGAVAKVSPDCVFCYVTGAGTDETEQGRFMWARVKGKTENALLRLPFRAAYMFRPGYIQPRRGATSSTPLYRALYVFVAPLYPLLERLVPRHLTTTEKVGRAMIEAAVAGAPSPRLEVADINALAARHPAS, from the coding sequence ATGAAGGTCCTCCTGTTCGGCGCCACCGGCATGGTGGGGACCGGTGTGCTGCTCGAGTGCCTGGACGACCCCCGCGTCACCGAGGTGGTGTCCATCACCCGACGCCCCGGGGGCCGCACGCATCCCAAGCTGCGCGAAGTCATCCACGGCGACTTCTTCGACTACGGCCAGATCACGAGCGATCTCGCGGGCGCCGGCGCCTGCCTCTTCACGCTGGGGGTTTCGGCGGCGGGGAAGTCCGAAGCGGAGTACGCACGCCTCACCTACGACCTGACCCTGTCCGCGGCCGGCGCCGTGGCCAAGGTCAGCCCCGACTGCGTGTTCTGCTACGTGACCGGAGCGGGGACGGACGAGACGGAGCAGGGACGCTTCATGTGGGCCCGCGTGAAGGGGAAGACGGAGAACGCCCTGCTCCGTCTCCCGTTCCGGGCCGCCTACATGTTCCGGCCCGGCTACATCCAGCCGCGGCGCGGCGCCACGTCCAGCACGCCGCTCTACCGGGCGCTCTACGTGTTCGTGGCCCCGCTGTATCCGCTGCTGGAGCGACTCGTGCCGCGCCATCTCACCACCACGGAGAAGGTGGGGCGTGCGATGATCGAGGCCGCGGTGGCCGGTGCACCCTCCCCCAGGCTCGAGGTGGCGGACATCAACGCGCTGGCCGCACGCCATCCCGCGTCGTGA
- a CDS encoding NAD-dependent epimerase/dehydratase family protein, producing the protein MTPTRRDFLKTTGAMGAGLALGGVAACAGGAEDAAPAAPAPKRLLIFGGTGFIGPHTVQYAIDRGHQVTIFTRGRSEADLPEQVERLVGDRGGDHSALEGREWDVVIDNNGQDYRWVETSTELLKNSTQHYIYVSSISAYALEGFDWSRADDVLYQPLVGVDYALVQAPEGWSHGDPAAYGHMKALSEGIVQAAFPGRSAVVRPGLIVGPGDETNRFGYWPRRMDDGGEVLAPGRPEHAYQVIDQRDLTEWIVRLAEAQTAGVFNGTGPGERLEFGTALEQIGAATDTPHTLTWVPESFLEAQGLMPWRDFPSWIPGDPLMFVDVSASVAAGLTFRPLTVTARDALEFERSRDPEQVAARPFGLTREREAEVLEAWHAAQG; encoded by the coding sequence ATGACGCCGACCCGACGCGACTTCCTGAAGACGACCGGAGCGATGGGTGCGGGCCTCGCACTCGGCGGCGTCGCCGCCTGTGCGGGTGGGGCGGAGGACGCGGCCCCGGCCGCTCCCGCGCCCAAGCGCCTCCTGATCTTCGGCGGCACGGGCTTCATCGGGCCCCATACGGTCCAGTACGCGATCGACCGCGGCCATCAGGTCACCATCTTCACCCGGGGCCGTTCCGAGGCGGATCTTCCCGAGCAGGTGGAGCGCCTCGTGGGGGACCGCGGGGGCGACCACAGCGCGCTGGAAGGCCGCGAGTGGGACGTGGTCATCGACAACAACGGGCAGGACTACCGGTGGGTGGAGACGAGCACCGAGCTGCTCAAGAACTCCACGCAGCACTACATCTACGTCTCCTCCATCTCCGCCTATGCGCTGGAGGGGTTCGATTGGAGCCGCGCGGACGATGTGCTCTATCAGCCCTTGGTGGGCGTCGACTACGCGCTGGTGCAGGCGCCGGAGGGGTGGTCGCACGGCGACCCGGCGGCCTACGGACACATGAAGGCGCTGAGCGAGGGCATCGTGCAGGCCGCGTTCCCCGGGCGATCGGCCGTGGTGCGCCCCGGGCTCATCGTGGGTCCCGGTGACGAGACCAACCGCTTCGGCTACTGGCCGCGGCGGATGGACGACGGAGGCGAGGTGCTGGCGCCGGGTCGTCCGGAGCATGCGTACCAGGTGATCGATCAGCGCGACCTGACCGAGTGGATCGTACGGCTGGCCGAGGCGCAGACGGCCGGCGTCTTCAACGGAACCGGGCCGGGTGAACGTCTCGAGTTCGGGACCGCGCTCGAGCAGATCGGCGCGGCCACGGACACCCCGCACACGTTGACGTGGGTGCCGGAGTCCTTCCTGGAGGCGCAGGGGCTGATGCCGTGGCGGGACTTTCCTTCGTGGATCCCGGGAGATCCGCTCATGTTCGTGGATGTGAGCGCCTCGGTGGCCGCGGGGCTGACCTTCCGACCGCTGACCGTCACGGCCCGTGACGCGCTGGAGTTCGAGCGCTCGCGCGACCCTGAGCAAGTGGCGGCCCGACCCTTCGGGCTCACCCGGGAGCGCGAGGCCGAGGTGCTGGAGGCGTGGCACGCGGCGCAGGGGTGA
- a CDS encoding ester cyclase, which translates to MPLSDLIQTANRVLIAEGDLDRVADFFADGYRAHGTDRDLVGHDAIGSYLRMLRESFPDLTVDVEILVKGADRIAWQRRLQGTHAQAFMGFPASGRPVLWRDMVVSRVDGDRIQEEWVLTDQVERMMRARKG; encoded by the coding sequence ATGCCCCTCTCCGACCTCATCCAGACCGCCAACCGGGTCCTGATCGCCGAAGGGGATCTCGACCGCGTCGCCGACTTCTTCGCCGATGGCTATCGGGCCCACGGGACCGACCGCGACCTCGTGGGTCACGACGCGATCGGCAGCTACCTGCGCATGCTACGCGAGTCCTTCCCCGACCTGACGGTCGACGTGGAGATCCTGGTTAAAGGGGCGGACCGGATCGCGTGGCAACGTCGGCTCCAGGGCACGCACGCACAGGCGTTCATGGGCTTCCCCGCGTCGGGACGGCCCGTGCTCTGGCGGGACATGGTCGTGAGCCGCGTGGACGGGGACCGCATCCAGGAGGAGTGGGTTCTCACCGACCAGGTGGAGCGGATGATGCGGGCGCGGAAGGGGTGA
- a CDS encoding EamA family transporter: MSPTVLLLGLVAALGGAGVAIFAKVGLGGVDPTLATAARSVVMTLVLVAVAAGSGKLALLRGASAPDGRAWTFIVLAGLAGALSWLAYFAALRVGAAAQVAAVDRTSLAFVLLFSVAFLGERYGWRGWVGVLLVVTGVALVASDRTPPRSGPITPSAPASSAPPGR; encoded by the coding sequence ATGAGCCCCACGGTGCTGCTGTTGGGCCTGGTCGCTGCGCTGGGCGGCGCGGGCGTCGCGATCTTCGCGAAGGTCGGGCTGGGCGGCGTGGACCCCACGCTGGCCACCGCGGCGCGCTCGGTGGTGATGACGCTGGTGCTGGTCGCGGTCGCGGCGGGGTCGGGGAAGCTGGCTCTGCTGCGCGGCGCCTCCGCGCCGGACGGCCGCGCCTGGACGTTCATCGTCCTCGCCGGTCTGGCCGGCGCCCTCTCCTGGCTGGCGTATTTCGCCGCGCTGCGCGTGGGAGCGGCGGCGCAGGTCGCCGCCGTCGACCGCACCAGCCTGGCGTTCGTGCTGCTGTTCTCGGTGGCGTTCCTGGGGGAGCGCTACGGGTGGCGCGGCTGGGTGGGGGTCCTGCTCGTCGTGACGGGCGTCGCTCTGGTGGCGTCCGACCGGACGCCCCCGCGTTCAGGGCCGATCACCCCTTCCGCGCCCGCATCATCCGCTCCACCTGGTCGGTGA